DNA from Candidatus Acidiferrales bacterium:
GCAAGGCTGAGAATGCAAATCGCTCAAAGACCGAATTCCTTGCGAACATGAGTCACGAATTGAGAACTCCGCTCAACGCCATCATAGGTTTCAGCGAAGTTTTGAATACGGATCTGCATGAAATGCCTCCCGAAATGACTCACCAGTTCATCGGCCACATCAATCACAGCGGGAGACATCTACTGGAACTCGTCAACGATCTTCTGGATCTGTCGCGGCTCGAAATCGGAAGACTCAAGCTGGAGAAGTCGAGGTTCAAGTTGTACGACGAGCTGGCGCAAGCTGTCGAGATCGTGCAGCCGATGGCCGCCGAGAAAAAAATTACTATCCATATGGAGATAGAAGAATCGCTCGGCGAAATTTTTGCCGACCCGCAAAAACTCAGGCAGATAGTCATAAATTTGTTGTCCAATGCCGTGAAGTTCAGCCATATGAACAGTGAAATAGACCTGACCGTTCGAAAGAATGAGGAGTCGATTCACTTCTGCGTCGAGGATTTTGGGATGGGAATAAAAGCGGAAGACATTGAACGGCTCTTCAAGCCGTTCGAGCAGTTGACGCAGAATCCTTATGCAAAAAAGTACCGCGGCGTCGGATTGGGCCTTGCGCTTACGAGACGCCTAGTCGAATTGCACGGTGGAAGAGTCTGGGCCGAAAGCGAAATCAGCCGGGGTTCTAAATTTTTCTTTACTATACCGCAATGAGGAGTCAGAAGTCGAAGGCAAGACGTCAGCCGTTTTGACTCCCTGCATCTTGCTTTCGTACGATGATTTTTATTTCTAAAAGATGAAATACACAATCAAGAAGAGCACGGTTGGCGAGGCTCAGCGGCAGGTTTTCAAAATTGATTACGAACGAGACCTCAATCCCGACCAGCTCGATGTCGTCCGAACTGTAGACAGCCCCGTGCTTGTCATCGCGGGCGCTGGAACAGGAAAGACAAAGACGCTGACATATCGTGTCGCGTATCTCGTCGAGCTCGGGGGCAATCCACAATCTATTTTACTTCTCACCTTCACGCGCAAAGCCGCCGGCGAGATGCTGAAGCGCGCCGCTTCTCTGCTGAAGTCGACTTCGGCGGAGCAGGCGTCCGGCGGGACTTTCCATTCGTTTGCAAATTCTACTTTAAGGCGCTATGCGAAGACGCTTGGCTACGGCGAGCAGTTTACAATTCTCGACGATTCCGATGCGGCGGATGTCGTGAACCTCCTGCGAACCAAAATCAGCCCCGAAAAGAAAGGCCAGCGGTTTCCTAAGAAGGAAACACTCGTCGATATTTACAGCAAGTCCGAGAACACTCTGGCTCCGATAGAGGAAATCGTATTCAAGAATTATCCGCGGTTCATTGAACAGCTCGACGATGTTCTGAAATTGAAGAGACAGTTCGACGAATATAAGCGGAAATATAATTTGATGGACTACGACGATCTTCTGAAAAATCTACGCGAGCTCCTGGGGCAGAATGAATCCGTTAGGAAGTCCATCGCAGGCAAATTCAGCTTCATCATGGTCGATGAATTCCAGGATACGAATAAAGTCCAGGGAGACATCGTGAGGCTTCTTGGGGCCGACAAGCAGAACGTCATGGTCGTAGGAGACGATGCCCAAAGCATTTATTCTTTCCGTGGCGCGAATTTCAAAAATATTTTCGACTTTCCTTCGTATTTTCCTGATTGTAAAATCATTAAGCTTACGGAGAACTACCGCTCGACGCAGGGAATACTCAACTTCACCAACAAAGTCATCGATGCAGCAAAAGAAAAGTATGATAAGGAGCTCTATTCGAGGAAGAAAGTAGGGGGAAAACCCGCGGTCATCGCGACGGAAAACGAGAATGTCCAATCGAAATTCGTCGTGCAGAGAATACTCGAGCTTCGCGAGGCCGGGATCTCTCTAAACAACATCGCCGTTCTTTTCAGATCGTCTTATCTATCGTTCGACCTCGAAATAGAGCTTACCAGGGCGAATATACCGTACACAAAATTCGGCGGGATGAAGCTGGTGGAGTCCGCCCACATAAAAGATGTAATTGCCTTTCTGAGGGTCATCGAAAATCCTCAGGATGCGGTTGGCTGGCATCGAATACTTCTGCTTCATCCGGGGGTCGGGCCGAGAGTCGCGGAAAAAGTTCTCGACCGGATTGCAGGCGGCGGACCTGCAAGTACCGTTGAAGAACCCGGACTAAAAATCCCTACGAGCACTGCTGAACTCATCGAATTCATCAATGAAGAA
Protein-coding regions in this window:
- a CDS encoding ATP-dependent helicase; amino-acid sequence: MKYTIKKSTVGEAQRQVFKIDYERDLNPDQLDVVRTVDSPVLVIAGAGTGKTKTLTYRVAYLVELGGNPQSILLLTFTRKAAGEMLKRAASLLKSTSAEQASGGTFHSFANSTLRRYAKTLGYGEQFTILDDSDAADVVNLLRTKISPEKKGQRFPKKETLVDIYSKSENTLAPIEEIVFKNYPRFIEQLDDVLKLKRQFDEYKRKYNLMDYDDLLKNLRELLGQNESVRKSIAGKFSFIMVDEFQDTNKVQGDIVRLLGADKQNVMVVGDDAQSIYSFRGANFKNIFDFPSYFPDCKIIKLTENYRSTQGILNFTNKVIDAAKEKYDKELYSRKKVGGKPAVIATENENVQSKFVVQRILELREAGISLNNIAVLFRSSYLSFDLEIELTRANIPYTKFGGMKLVESAHIKDVIAFLRVIENPQDAVGWHRILLLHPGVGPRVAEKVLDRIAGGGPASTVEEPGLKIPTSTAELIEFINEEGGRKNQPSEKVESVLKYYEPLMRSKYDDYAKREKDLVMFASIAERYRSLQNFLADLALEPPTQSEVDMGEIDQEQEQLALSTIHSAKGLEWNSVFIIWALDGKFPSLHAGEDDDELEEERRLMYVACTRAKENLYVTYPMNIYDRESGRIFTKPSRFIDVVPEDYYEKWELNFE